In the genome of Leptolyngbya subtilissima AS-A7, one region contains:
- a CDS encoding ribonuclease H-like domain-containing protein, with translation MADGFEICDRDLTPDLLDRYRQASAIACDTETMGLLPQRDRLCLVQLADADSYVSVVRIELGQKEAPLLKELLEAPNVLKLFHFARFDLATLKHNLGITVAPVFCSKIASKLSRTYSPRHGLKELVKELEGIELDKTAQSSDWGNAMNLSDEQLRYAANDVLYLHSIHQTLTAMLKREGRWELAQDCFDCLPTFVALDLLQYQGVFEH, from the coding sequence ATGGCCGACGGTTTTGAAATTTGCGATCGCGACCTCACCCCTGACTTGTTGGATCGCTATCGGCAGGCCAGCGCGATCGCCTGCGACACCGAGACCATGGGCTTGCTGCCCCAGCGCGATCGCCTGTGCTTAGTGCAGCTCGCCGATGCAGACAGCTATGTGTCGGTGGTGCGCATCGAACTTGGCCAAAAAGAAGCCCCTCTACTCAAAGAACTACTGGAAGCGCCGAACGTTCTTAAGCTGTTTCACTTTGCTCGGTTCGATTTGGCCACGCTCAAGCACAATCTGGGCATTACCGTGGCCCCGGTGTTTTGCAGCAAAATCGCCAGCAAACTGAGCCGCACCTATAGCCCCCGCCACGGCCTCAAAGAACTGGTCAAAGAGTTAGAGGGCATCGAGCTCGACAAAACCGCCCAAAGCTCTGACTGGGGCAACGCCATGAATCTTTCCGACGAGCAGCTGCGCTACGCCGCTAATGACGTGCTCTACCTGCACAGCATTCACCAAACCCTGACCGCCATGCTCAAACGCGAGGGCCGGTGGGAGCTAGCGCAGGATTGTTTTGAC